One genomic region from Streptomyces sp. Li-HN-5-11 encodes:
- a CDS encoding FAD-linked oxidase C-terminal domain-containing protein — protein MAKPIRRTTREIPAKTHPQIPGAPRGRQTLDVGGLERALRKAVEGEVRFDTASLGLYAQDASNFRQVPVGVVVPRTLDDVVAAHKICHRFGAPVLNRGGGTSLSGETVNEAVVIDHSKYLTRVGKIDARRRLVTCEPGVINEELNRQTGRYDLVFGPDPSSHSRCVIGGNIGNNSCGIHSVQSQLYGPGPRTSDNVHALEIVTYDGARFWVGVNEEKQLDTIIAAGGRKGEIYAALRDLRDKYADAIRAGFRSAEEVPRRVSGYNLDELLPERGFNVARALVGTESTCATALQAVLMLTPALLQRTTVVVEYDDLADAAEHCMEIIEHFRPIGLEALDDELIRDQQLQNMNIEDIEELPRLGGGAWLLVQFGADTAEESVGQAERFTRWLTDDKGYERDRIRTAKSKQEGGTSEHLWAIRESGLGSTAFPPDGKDHWPGWEDSAVPPDRIGEYVRKLRKVMAKHDITGAMYGHFGQGCIHCRLSFDLRTADGLATYRAFMEEAADLCVSMGGSVSGEHGDGQQRAELLEKQYGPELLQAMREFKAIWDPQWKMNPGKVVDAYRLDENLKLGTDYNPPRHPVKFAYQEDGGDFAHATLRCVGVGKCRVPRAETTMCPSYQVTREEKHTTRGRARLLYEMLKGDVITDGWQSREVYDALDLCLACKGCTNDCPVNVDMPTYKAEFLYHHFKSPGRRRPRYAYAFGFIDQAARLASRIPELANLATHTPGLASIAKLVAGIDRRRPLPRFAPTTLQEWFARRGGTANPGGRPVVLFPDTFNNHFHTGVGVACVEAIEAAGWQVIMPEQHICCGRPLYDYGFLDVAERYLHRVIDILRPHLRADTPIVGMEPSCLAVFKDELPKLLPHDDDAARLTKNAHHFPEFFQTFGIDPPKLDGTALLWGHCHHRATGGMSPEQELLEKMGLEVHNLQGGCCGLAGSWGFEAGKYEISMDCGEQALLPAVRDAQKDCLVVADGFSCKTQIKDAGTGRHALHVAEVMKLAREKGRDAVTTLPERNAASLPKPPLRTRVLRMSAATAFGAAVAAAGVRIVRR, from the coding sequence ATGGCGAAGCCGATCCGCCGGACGACACGCGAAATCCCGGCCAAGACACACCCGCAGATCCCCGGGGCGCCGCGCGGCCGCCAGACGCTCGACGTCGGCGGCCTGGAACGGGCCCTGCGCAAGGCCGTCGAAGGGGAAGTACGGTTCGACACAGCCTCTTTGGGGCTGTACGCGCAGGACGCCTCGAACTTCCGCCAGGTGCCCGTCGGTGTCGTCGTGCCGCGCACCCTGGACGACGTCGTGGCGGCGCACAAGATCTGTCACCGGTTCGGTGCGCCCGTCCTCAATCGGGGCGGCGGGACGAGCCTGTCCGGTGAAACGGTCAACGAGGCCGTGGTGATCGACCACTCCAAGTACCTGACCCGTGTCGGGAAGATCGACGCCCGCCGGCGCCTGGTCACCTGCGAGCCGGGCGTCATCAACGAGGAACTGAATCGGCAGACCGGCCGGTACGACCTGGTGTTCGGCCCTGATCCCTCCTCCCACTCGCGGTGCGTGATCGGCGGCAACATCGGCAACAACTCCTGCGGGATCCACTCGGTGCAGTCGCAGCTCTACGGGCCCGGTCCGCGCACCAGCGACAACGTGCACGCCCTGGAGATCGTCACCTACGACGGCGCCCGCTTCTGGGTCGGGGTGAACGAGGAGAAGCAGCTCGACACGATCATCGCCGCCGGCGGCCGCAAGGGAGAGATCTACGCGGCGCTGCGGGACCTGCGGGACAAGTACGCCGACGCCATCCGGGCCGGTTTCCGCTCGGCCGAGGAGGTGCCGCGGCGGGTTTCCGGCTACAACCTCGACGAACTCCTGCCCGAGCGCGGCTTCAACGTCGCCCGCGCCCTGGTCGGCACCGAGAGCACCTGCGCCACCGCGCTGCAGGCGGTCCTCATGCTCACCCCCGCCCTGCTGCAACGCACCACCGTCGTTGTCGAATACGACGACCTCGCCGACGCCGCCGAACACTGCATGGAGATCATCGAGCACTTCAGGCCCATCGGTTTGGAGGCACTCGACGACGAACTCATCCGCGACCAGCAGTTGCAGAACATGAACATCGAGGACATCGAGGAGTTGCCGCGGCTCGGCGGCGGCGCCTGGCTGCTGGTGCAGTTCGGCGCGGACACCGCCGAGGAGTCCGTCGGACAGGCCGAGCGCTTCACACGATGGCTCACCGACGACAAGGGATACGAGCGGGACCGCATCCGCACGGCCAAGAGCAAGCAGGAGGGCGGCACCAGCGAGCACCTCTGGGCGATCCGGGAGAGCGGTCTCGGCTCGACCGCGTTCCCGCCCGACGGCAAGGACCACTGGCCGGGCTGGGAGGACTCCGCCGTCCCGCCGGACCGGATCGGCGAGTACGTACGCAAGCTGCGCAAGGTGATGGCCAAGCACGACATCACCGGTGCGATGTACGGCCACTTCGGCCAGGGCTGCATCCACTGCCGGCTCAGCTTCGACCTGCGCACGGCAGACGGGCTGGCCACCTACCGGGCGTTCATGGAGGAGGCCGCCGACCTGTGCGTGTCCATGGGGGGCTCCGTCTCCGGCGAGCATGGGGACGGGCAGCAGCGCGCGGAACTGCTGGAGAAGCAGTACGGGCCCGAACTGCTGCAGGCCATGCGGGAGTTCAAGGCGATCTGGGATCCGCAGTGGAAGATGAACCCCGGCAAGGTCGTTGACGCCTATCGCCTGGACGAGAACCTCAAGCTGGGCACCGACTACAACCCGCCCCGCCACCCGGTGAAGTTCGCCTACCAGGAGGACGGCGGTGACTTCGCCCACGCGACCCTGCGCTGCGTCGGCGTCGGCAAGTGCCGGGTGCCGCGGGCGGAGACGACGATGTGTCCGAGTTACCAGGTCACCCGGGAGGAGAAGCACACGACCCGGGGCCGGGCCCGTCTGCTGTACGAGATGCTGAAAGGTGACGTGATCACCGACGGCTGGCAGTCCAGGGAGGTGTACGACGCCCTCGATCTCTGCCTGGCCTGCAAGGGCTGCACCAACGACTGCCCCGTCAACGTCGACATGCCCACCTACAAGGCGGAGTTCCTCTACCACCACTTCAAGTCCCCGGGCCGCCGGCGCCCCCGCTACGCCTATGCCTTCGGCTTCATCGACCAGGCGGCCAGGCTCGCCTCCCGCATCCCCGAGCTCGCCAATCTCGCCACCCACACCCCTGGACTCGCGAGCATCGCCAAGCTCGTCGCGGGCATCGACCGGCGCCGCCCCCTGCCGCGCTTCGCACCCACGACGCTCCAGGAGTGGTTCGCCCGCCGGGGCGGCACGGCCAACCCCGGCGGCCGCCCGGTCGTGCTGTTCCCGGACACCTTCAACAACCACTTCCACACGGGCGTCGGCGTGGCGTGTGTGGAGGCGATCGAGGCCGCCGGCTGGCAGGTGATCATGCCGGAGCAGCACATCTGCTGCGGCCGGCCGCTGTACGACTACGGCTTCCTCGACGTCGCCGAGCGCTACCTCCACCGCGTCATCGACATCCTGCGCCCCCATCTGCGCGCCGACACACCCATCGTCGGCATGGAACCGAGCTGCCTGGCGGTGTTCAAGGACGAGCTGCCCAAACTGCTCCCGCACGACGACGACGCGGCACGGCTGACGAAGAACGCCCACCACTTCCCGGAGTTCTTCCAGACCTTCGGCATCGACCCGCCGAAGCTGGACGGCACGGCCCTGCTGTGGGGCCACTGCCACCACCGGGCCACCGGCGGCATGAGCCCGGAGCAGGAACTGCTGGAGAAAATGGGCCTCGAGGTGCACAACCTCCAGGGCGGCTGCTGCGGTCTCGCCGGATCCTGGGGCTTCGAGGCCGGCAAGTACGAGATCTCCATGGACTGCGGAGAACAAGCGCTGCTGCCGGCGGTCCGCGATGCGCAGAAGGACTGCCTGGTGGTGGCCGACGGGTTCTCGTGCAAGACGCAGATCAAGGACGCCGGCACCGGACGGCACGCCCTGCACGTCGCAGAGGTCATGAAGCTGGCCCGCGAGAAGGGCCGGGACGCGGTGACGACGCTCCCGGAAAGGAACGCCGCGTCCCTGCCCAAGCCTCCCTTGCGCACGCGGGTGCTCAGGATGTCCGCCGCCACCGCGTTCGGGGCGGCCGTGGCCGCCGCCGGCGTCCGGATCGTACGCCGATAG
- a CDS encoding EamA family transporter gives MDTPSASFARLVPGMAGMTLVGSSVTVSHRLVDAPLFTTQAVRYTAATAILLVMARLAGARLVWPRGREWLWLTGIAVSGLVLFNVAVVRGVAHAEPAVVAVAIACVPVVLGVVGPVLERRRPSRQVLLAGPVVMAGAVLVEGTGRTDAVGVAWAALALGCEAAFTLLAVPVLRRHSPWRVSVHAMWLAAVLLAALGAPLEGPSAVGELTGVQWAAVGYLALMVTAVAFVLWYTTVHAVGAGRAGLLTGIAPLAAAVVGTVSGGVTPSPSVWLGIGVLILGLVGGLRPRNTPAGKTTAVDHSAAATPPPASVRSS, from the coding sequence ATGGACACCCCTTCCGCTTCGTTCGCCCGACTCGTTCCCGGCATGGCCGGGATGACGCTGGTCGGCAGCAGCGTCACCGTCTCGCACAGGCTCGTCGACGCCCCGCTGTTCACCACCCAGGCGGTCCGGTACACGGCCGCGACCGCGATCCTCCTGGTCATGGCCCGGCTCGCCGGTGCTCGCCTGGTGTGGCCGCGTGGCCGGGAGTGGCTGTGGCTGACCGGGATCGCGGTCAGCGGTCTGGTGCTCTTCAACGTGGCCGTGGTCCGGGGCGTCGCCCATGCGGAGCCCGCGGTGGTCGCCGTCGCGATCGCGTGCGTACCCGTGGTGCTCGGGGTGGTGGGCCCGGTGCTGGAGCGGCGCAGGCCGAGCAGGCAGGTCCTGTTGGCGGGGCCGGTCGTCATGGCGGGCGCGGTGCTGGTGGAGGGAACGGGCCGTACCGATGCCGTCGGCGTGGCCTGGGCGGCGCTCGCGCTGGGCTGCGAAGCCGCGTTCACGCTGCTCGCCGTGCCGGTGCTGCGGCGGCACTCGCCGTGGAGAGTCTCCGTGCACGCGATGTGGCTGGCCGCCGTGCTGCTCGCCGCTCTCGGCGCACCGCTGGAAGGGCCTTCGGCCGTTGGGGAGTTGACCGGTGTCCAGTGGGCGGCCGTCGGCTATCTGGCGTTGATGGTGACGGCGGTGGCCTTCGTGTTGTGGTACACGACGGTCCACGCCGTCGGGGCCGGGCGGGCCGGGCTGCTCACCGGCATCGCGCCGCTCGCCGCCGCGGTCGTCGGCACCGTCTCGGGCGGCGTCACGCCGAGTCCGTCGGTATGGCTGGGCATCGGTGTGCTGATCCTCGGCCTGGTCGGCGGCCTGCGTCCACGCAACACTCCCGCCGGGAAAACCACGGCCGTCGATCACTCGGCCGCGGCCACTCCCCCGCCCGCTTCCGTGCGCTCCAGCTAG
- a CDS encoding PLP-dependent aminotransferase family protein, giving the protein MDAVDRSRKSSAQGSKSPSSATVTAADASADHAPPSGAAVGSDFLQLDIGQAPPGGRTAWLADRLRSAIADGRLPVGTRLPASRALAEELRVTRGVVTEAYRRLAESGQIAGRGRLGTVVVAAPARARDRAGHLGGPGRETGPGPALFGSGDREGVIDALRSLPCRIDLSPGVPDLAAFPRTSWLRAERAVLAGATPADFGYGDPRGAPALRRAVVGWLARNRGIRADPDEVVVVAGVAQALGLLGQLLRADGVRRVAVEDPGSLGARQQLEYGGHEIVPVPVDAGGLDVGALRADGARTVLLTPAHQFPTGVVLDGERRRELLSWAADGGMVIEDDYDAEHRYDRPPVPALRSLLPEAVCYAGSVSKLLAPALRVGWLLVPPDRLDALVRAKRYADLGNGILTQLVLARLMDSGELERHLRHVRLRHRRRRDVMLRAIERHLPGARVHGAAAGLHLMVTFGDPPGVDPDSGFRDTDLAAAALARGVKVHPLSWHRVIPGPPGLVLGYAAGPAHDIDEGIATLGATLNGLLPRDRRRTR; this is encoded by the coding sequence ATGGACGCCGTGGACAGGTCCAGAAAGTCATCGGCCCAGGGGTCCAAAAGCCCGTCTTCTGCGACGGTGACGGCAGCGGACGCGTCGGCGGACCACGCGCCGCCCTCGGGCGCGGCTGTCGGCTCGGACTTCCTCCAGCTGGACATCGGCCAGGCGCCGCCCGGTGGGCGCACCGCCTGGCTCGCCGACCGGCTCCGGTCGGCCATAGCCGACGGCCGGCTGCCCGTCGGAACGCGGCTGCCCGCCAGCCGGGCGCTCGCCGAGGAACTGCGCGTCACCCGCGGGGTGGTCACCGAGGCCTACCGGCGGCTCGCCGAGTCCGGCCAGATCGCCGGTCGCGGCCGGCTCGGCACGGTGGTCGTGGCGGCTCCCGCCCGGGCACGCGACCGTGCCGGCCACCTCGGGGGACCCGGACGCGAAACCGGTCCCGGGCCCGCGCTCTTCGGCTCGGGCGACCGCGAGGGTGTCATCGACGCTCTGCGGAGCCTGCCCTGCCGGATCGACCTCTCCCCGGGCGTTCCCGACCTCGCCGCCTTTCCCCGCACCAGCTGGCTGCGCGCCGAACGTGCTGTCCTCGCGGGCGCCACCCCGGCCGACTTCGGATACGGCGACCCCCGAGGCGCCCCAGCCCTGCGGCGGGCCGTCGTCGGCTGGCTGGCCCGCAACCGCGGCATCCGCGCCGACCCGGACGAGGTGGTGGTGGTCGCCGGGGTGGCGCAGGCCCTTGGCCTGCTCGGGCAACTCCTGCGGGCGGACGGAGTCCGCCGCGTCGCCGTGGAAGACCCCGGATCACTCGGGGCGCGCCAGCAGTTGGAGTACGGGGGCCACGAGATCGTGCCCGTCCCCGTGGACGCGGGCGGCCTCGACGTCGGTGCGCTGCGTGCCGACGGTGCCCGGACGGTGCTGCTGACCCCGGCCCACCAGTTCCCCACCGGTGTCGTCCTCGACGGGGAACGCCGGCGCGAACTGCTGAGCTGGGCGGCCGACGGCGGGATGGTCATCGAGGACGACTACGACGCCGAGCACCGCTACGACCGGCCGCCGGTGCCGGCCCTGCGCTCACTGCTGCCCGAGGCCGTCTGCTACGCGGGCAGCGTCTCCAAACTGCTCGCGCCCGCGCTCCGGGTGGGCTGGCTCCTCGTACCGCCGGACCGACTGGACGCCCTGGTGAGGGCCAAGCGGTACGCGGACCTCGGGAACGGCATCCTCACCCAGCTCGTCCTCGCCCGCCTGATGGACTCGGGGGAACTGGAACGGCACCTGCGCCATGTCCGCCTGCGCCACCGCCGCCGCCGGGACGTGATGCTGCGGGCGATCGAGCGGCATCTGCCCGGCGCCCGTGTCCACGGAGCGGCCGCGGGTCTGCACCTCATGGTCACCTTCGGCGACCCGCCGGGCGTCGATCCCGACAGCGGCTTTCGCGACACCGACCTCGCCGCCGCCGCTCTCGCCCGGGGAGTCAAGGTGCACCCCCTGTCCTGGCACCGGGTCATCCCCGGACCTCCGGGCCTCGTTCTCGGCTACGCGGCAGGCCCGGCCCACGACATCGACGAGGGCATCGCCACCCTCGGCGCCACCCTGAACGGTCTTCTGCCACGAGACCGGCGCCGCACCCGGTGA
- a CDS encoding jacalin-like lectin: MRRLLTCLTAAAAVLGGLTANAAPAGAAGAAANGTSGSFSVLSYNVAGLPEALSSAPTPRASSTTAIGGRIGAYDVVNVEEDFNYHSNLYAADAHPYRTPTSGGAGIGSGLNTLSALPYDTDDFERVHWNSCQYDSGDCLTPKGFTFMRERLAEGVYVDFYNLHTNAGTNDGDLASRADNLSQLTAFIKTHSAGNAVVVMGDTNTRYTRSGDTIADFAHDNGLTDAWIQLIRGGTPPAKGSDPLLCDENAITNSCEVVDKVLYRGNKLVSLSATSYNNEHAEFLTADGLMLSDHDPITVSFTWSRNPDFQLSDQFGGPHGDYFTDIATVPAGGRPVTLSLRGGSRLDGVGMTLSDGTSLVHGGTGGTASSLTLGSDEYISSAQLCEGRKGGRTRIFSAKFTTNLGNSLSGGTATSDCVTRTAPAGWQIAGFHGRSGDEIDKLGFIYTKR; this comes from the coding sequence ATGCGCCGTCTCCTCACCTGCCTCACGGCCGCGGCAGCCGTCCTCGGCGGGCTCACCGCGAACGCGGCCCCAGCCGGTGCCGCCGGCGCCGCCGCCAACGGGACCTCAGGGTCCTTCAGCGTCCTGTCCTACAACGTCGCGGGACTGCCGGAAGCCCTCTCCAGCGCTCCCACACCCCGCGCGTCGAGCACGACCGCGATCGGCGGCCGGATCGGCGCCTACGATGTGGTCAACGTGGAGGAGGACTTCAACTACCACTCCAACCTGTATGCCGCCGACGCCCACCCGTACCGCACCCCGACCAGCGGCGGAGCCGGCATCGGCAGCGGGCTCAACACACTGTCCGCCCTCCCCTACGACACCGACGACTTCGAGCGGGTGCACTGGAACTCCTGCCAGTACGACTCCGGCGACTGCCTCACCCCCAAGGGCTTCACCTTCATGCGGGAACGCCTCGCCGAAGGCGTGTACGTGGACTTCTACAACCTGCACACCAACGCCGGCACGAACGACGGCGACCTGGCCTCACGCGCCGACAACCTCAGCCAGCTGACGGCCTTCATCAAGACCCACTCCGCCGGAAACGCCGTGGTGGTCATGGGCGACACCAACACCCGTTACACGCGCTCGGGCGACACGATCGCCGACTTCGCCCACGACAACGGTCTCACCGACGCGTGGATACAGCTCATCCGCGGCGGCACCCCGCCCGCCAAGGGATCCGATCCGCTGCTGTGCGACGAGAACGCGATCACGAACTCCTGCGAGGTCGTCGACAAGGTCCTGTACCGCGGGAACAAGCTGGTGTCGCTCAGCGCCACTTCCTACAACAACGAGCACGCCGAGTTCCTCACCGCCGACGGGCTCATGCTGTCCGACCACGACCCGATCACGGTGTCGTTCACCTGGTCGCGCAACCCGGACTTCCAGCTCAGCGACCAGTTCGGCGGCCCGCACGGCGACTACTTCACCGACATCGCCACGGTGCCCGCCGGCGGCCGCCCCGTCACTCTCTCGTTGCGCGGCGGATCCCGCCTGGACGGCGTCGGCATGACCCTCAGCGACGGCACGTCCCTCGTCCACGGCGGCACCGGCGGCACGGCGTCCTCCCTGACCCTGGGCAGCGACGAGTACATCAGTTCCGCCCAGCTGTGCGAAGGCCGGAAGGGCGGCCGCACAAGGATCTTCTCCGCCAAGTTCACCACGAACCTCGGCAACAGCCTGTCCGGCGGAACCGCCACCTCCGACTGCGTGACGCGTACCGCCCCGGCCGGCTGGCAGATCGCCGGATTCCACGGGCGCTCGGGCGACGAGATCGACAAACTCGGCTTCATCTACACAAAGCGCTGA
- a CDS encoding MFS transporter, protein MPCAESVGGGAPGPPGPPGAAATGARRSAAPLLAVCTGYFMVILDVTIINVAVPVVGRDLSASLTGIQWITDGYTLVFAGFLMTGGALGDRLGNRRVFCAGVALFTLSSAACAFAPHASFLVAARLVEGLGAALIVPGSLALLQEAYPAPAARARAFGLWGSMAGIAASAGPLLGGLLVSTVGWRWVFLINLPVGVACLALTLRYVASSPRQSERALDWPAQCAVVAAVALLTAALNEAGRRGWSDPAVLAGLGLAVAAVAAFVTRERFARSPALPLRLLRSRAMSGAAVIGLLFNFGFYGMVFTASLDFQHQRGFSALKTGLALFPAVAVTTFASVLSGRLTRRTGDRPLVISGMLLGALGLAGWAATGPESAYALLVAPMMATGFGTSFALTGSTATVMGAAPPAYAGAASALFNTTRQIGSATGVALGGSLLATGGDYGSGLRTSMAIGAFAYLTAAALAWLCVPGRAETGTH, encoded by the coding sequence GTGCCCTGCGCGGAGTCGGTCGGTGGTGGTGCGCCCGGGCCCCCCGGGCCCCCCGGGGCGGCCGCGACGGGCGCGCGGCGCTCCGCGGCACCACTGCTGGCAGTGTGCACCGGCTACTTCATGGTCATCCTGGACGTCACGATCATCAATGTCGCCGTACCCGTGGTGGGCCGGGACCTGTCGGCCTCGCTCACCGGCATCCAGTGGATCACGGACGGATACACCCTGGTCTTCGCCGGATTCCTGATGACCGGTGGCGCGCTGGGCGACCGGCTGGGCAACCGGCGCGTCTTCTGTGCGGGCGTGGCGTTGTTCACCCTGTCCTCGGCCGCGTGCGCGTTCGCTCCGCACGCCTCCTTCCTCGTCGCCGCCCGGCTGGTGGAAGGGCTCGGCGCGGCGCTGATCGTCCCCGGCTCCCTCGCTCTGCTGCAGGAGGCCTACCCGGCGCCGGCGGCACGGGCCCGTGCCTTCGGTCTGTGGGGGTCGATGGCGGGCATCGCGGCCTCGGCCGGGCCGCTGCTGGGCGGGCTGCTGGTGTCCACGGTGGGCTGGCGGTGGGTCTTCCTCATCAATCTGCCCGTCGGCGTCGCCTGCCTGGCGCTGACGCTGCGGTACGTCGCGTCCTCGCCGCGGCAGTCGGAGCGGGCCCTGGACTGGCCCGCGCAGTGCGCCGTGGTGGCGGCCGTCGCCCTGCTGACCGCCGCGCTGAACGAGGCCGGACGGCGCGGCTGGTCCGATCCCGCCGTTCTCGCCGGGCTGGGTCTGGCCGTGGCGGCCGTCGCGGCGTTCGTGACCCGCGAGCGGTTCGCCCGGTCTCCCGCCCTTCCGCTGCGTCTGCTGCGCTCCCGTGCGATGAGCGGCGCGGCCGTCATCGGCCTGCTGTTCAACTTCGGCTTCTACGGCATGGTGTTCACCGCCAGTCTGGACTTCCAGCACCAGCGCGGCTTCAGTGCCCTCAAGACCGGGCTGGCGTTGTTCCCGGCGGTGGCGGTGACCACGTTCGCCTCCGTCCTGTCCGGGCGGCTGACCCGCCGCACCGGTGACCGTCCGCTCGTGATCTCCGGCATGCTCCTGGGCGCCCTCGGGCTGGCCGGCTGGGCCGCGACCGGGCCGGAATCCGCCTACGCGCTGCTGGTGGCGCCGATGATGGCCACCGGGTTCGGTACGTCGTTCGCGCTCACCGGCTCGACCGCCACCGTGATGGGTGCCGCGCCCCCGGCCTACGCGGGGGCCGCCTCCGCCCTGTTCAACACCACCCGCCAGATCGGCAGCGCCACCGGCGTGGCGCTCGGAGGCAGCCTGTTGGCCACCGGCGGCGACTACGGGTCCGGACTGCGTACGAGCATGGCCATCGGGGCCTTCGCCTATCTGACCGCCGCCGCCCTCGCGTGGCTGTGCGTGCCGGGCAGGGCGGAGACGGGCACGCACTGA
- a CDS encoding family 43 glycosylhydrolase, producing the protein MRSFFARAVAFAGGTTMVLAVAFGASAQGEAADRQPGHAAGHGAVNIVPAGAWSDQKGDLAQLHGVGILKEGRTYYAFGEDKSAGSKYTAVACYSSADLVSWNRHADALTRQDSGDLGPDRVVERPKVIRNPRTGQYVMYMHIDSSNYSDARVGVATSDTPCGPYAYRGSFRPLGQQSRDIGLFQDTDGSAYLLTEDRANGLRIDRLSDDYLSVDSSVAVLADMESPAMVKVGGTYYLFASHLTGWRTNDNAYTTATSLSGPWSPWKPFTPAGSSTFNSQTSYVLPVSGRHGTTYVYIGDRWYANHLYDSAPVWLPLSIKGGNASLAWQRAWSIDTAAGTWKPQHAYGIYEADSDGTLSDGALTVNCSACTGGTAVGGLGLGTQQASYTYDDVDPALKYSGAWTHAANQSWSDADYQQTETYSTTAGDSVSVDFTGTAVRWIGPKNTNGGIAQVYLDGAQVATVDTYASAGKAFQQVLFAKSGLDAGAHTLKVVVTGQKNAASTAATVVVDAVDVPDDSKPVVTGVLELDKVTAKRSGDYTLEISYANPDATNRYAFLSVNGGDPVKVAFPTTGGTNSVNVAVARVHLKPGSRGNTLRFTNPDGPAPVIDTVAVPQPADD; encoded by the coding sequence GTGCGAAGCTTCTTTGCACGGGCCGTGGCATTCGCCGGGGGAACGACCATGGTGCTGGCCGTCGCCTTCGGCGCCTCGGCGCAGGGCGAGGCAGCCGACCGGCAGCCCGGCCACGCCGCCGGCCACGGCGCGGTGAACATCGTCCCGGCCGGTGCCTGGAGCGACCAGAAGGGCGACCTGGCGCAGCTGCACGGCGTCGGCATCCTGAAGGAGGGCCGCACCTACTACGCCTTCGGCGAAGACAAGTCAGCAGGCTCCAAGTACACGGCCGTCGCCTGCTACTCCTCGGCCGACCTGGTGTCCTGGAACCGCCACGCGGACGCCCTCACCCGGCAGGACAGCGGTGACCTCGGCCCCGACCGGGTGGTGGAGCGGCCCAAGGTCATCCGCAATCCCCGCACCGGCCAGTACGTGATGTACATGCACATCGACTCGTCCAACTACTCCGACGCCCGGGTCGGCGTCGCCACCAGCGACACCCCGTGCGGGCCCTACGCCTACCGGGGAAGCTTCCGGCCGCTGGGCCAGCAGAGCCGCGACATCGGGTTGTTCCAGGACACGGACGGGTCCGCCTACCTGCTGACCGAGGACCGCGCCAACGGCCTGCGCATCGACAGGCTCTCCGACGACTACCTGAGCGTCGACTCGTCGGTCGCCGTGCTGGCCGACATGGAGTCACCGGCGATGGTGAAGGTGGGCGGCACCTACTACCTGTTCGCCTCGCACCTGACCGGTTGGCGAACCAACGACAACGCGTACACCACGGCCACCTCGCTGTCCGGGCCCTGGTCGCCGTGGAAGCCGTTCACACCGGCCGGTTCCAGCACCTTCAACTCGCAGACGAGCTACGTCCTGCCGGTCAGCGGGCGCCACGGCACCACCTACGTCTACATCGGTGACCGCTGGTACGCCAATCACCTGTACGACTCCGCACCGGTCTGGCTGCCCCTGTCCATCAAGGGCGGAAACGCCTCGCTGGCCTGGCAGCGGGCCTGGTCGATCGACACGGCCGCGGGCACCTGGAAGCCCCAGCACGCGTACGGCATCTACGAGGCCGACTCCGACGGCACCCTGTCCGACGGCGCCCTGACCGTCAACTGCTCCGCCTGCACCGGAGGTACAGCGGTCGGCGGCCTCGGACTGGGCACCCAGCAGGCCTCCTACACCTACGACGACGTCGACCCCGCGCTCAAGTACAGCGGCGCCTGGACGCACGCCGCCAACCAGAGCTGGAGCGACGCGGACTACCAGCAGACCGAGACCTACAGCACCACGGCCGGCGACAGCGTCTCCGTCGACTTCACCGGCACCGCCGTCCGGTGGATCGGCCCGAAGAACACCAACGGCGGCATCGCGCAGGTGTACCTGGACGGCGCCCAGGTCGCCACCGTGGACACCTACGCCTCGGCGGGCAAGGCGTTCCAGCAGGTGCTCTTCGCCAAGTCCGGCCTGGACGCGGGCGCGCACACCCTGAAGGTCGTGGTCACCGGCCAGAAGAACGCCGCCTCGACCGCCGCGACGGTGGTCGTCGACGCCGTCGACGTTCCCGACGACAGCAAGCCGGTCGTGACCGGGGTGCTCGAACTGGACAAGGTCACGGCGAAGAGGTCCGGCGACTACACGCTCGAGATCAGCTACGCCAACCCCGACGCGACCAACCGGTACGCCTTCCTGAGCGTGAACGGCGGCGACCCGGTCAAGGTGGCCTTCCCCACCACCGGCGGAACCAACTCCGTCAACGTCGCCGTCGCCCGAGTGCACCTGAAGCCGGGCAGCCGCGGCAACACGCTGCGGTTCACCAACCCCGACGGGCCGGCACCCGTGATCGACACCGTCGCGGTGCCACAGCCCGCCGACGACTGA
- a CDS encoding universal stress protein, whose product MNAIEFSSRHSGRVVVGVSGSPGSLAALVRAVQEARRREQTLVLVTAWAPVGGEGAARRAPSPELDALHRRDAHDRLRTAVTSALGGMPEDIPVVPTVVRGEPAHVLLSLATHPGDLLVLGGGPRHRPARLLRGATRRRVAARAQAPVLLVPPPVLGHKVRRGLRGLTADDFHSTAANGLAC is encoded by the coding sequence ATGAACGCCATCGAGTTCTCCTCCCGCCACTCCGGCCGTGTCGTGGTCGGTGTCTCCGGTTCGCCGGGCAGCCTGGCCGCACTGGTCCGGGCCGTGCAGGAGGCCCGGCGCCGCGAGCAGACCCTCGTGCTGGTGACCGCGTGGGCACCCGTGGGAGGTGAGGGGGCCGCACGGCGCGCGCCTTCACCGGAGCTGGACGCGCTGCACCGGCGCGACGCCCACGACCGCCTGCGGACCGCCGTCACGTCCGCGCTCGGAGGCATGCCCGAGGACATCCCCGTCGTGCCGACCGTCGTACGCGGCGAACCCGCCCACGTCCTCCTCTCCCTCGCCACACATCCCGGCGACCTTCTCGTCCTCGGCGGCGGCCCACGCCATCGGCCGGCCAGACTGCTGCGGGGTGCGACACGACGCCGGGTGGCGGCCCGGGCGCAGGCGCCCGTCCTGCTGGTGCCGCCCCCCGTCCTCGGGCACAAGGTACGCCGCGGACTGCGCGGCCTGACCGCCGACGACTTCCACAGCACGGCCGCCAACGGCCTGGCCTGCTGA